One genomic region from Leptolyngbyaceae cyanobacterium JSC-12 encodes:
- a CDS encoding glycogen/starch/alpha-glucan phosphorylase (IMG reference gene:2510096079~PFAM: Carbohydrate phosphorylase~TIGRFAM: glycogen/starch/alpha-glucan phosphorylases), whose protein sequence is MQADQIPPGCPTVRVEDDRTGLDIETLKRAFLDNLFYIQGKFPAIASQNDYYMALAYTVRDRLFRRWLNTAETYSNQTARTVCYLSAEFLMGPHLGNNLINLGIYDRVKQAMEELGLSLNELLEQEEEPGLGNGGLGRLAACYLDSMATLEIPSIGYGIRYEFGIFDQDIRDGWQVEITDKWLRFGNPWEVARPEWEVEVKFGGHTETFTDEHEHLRTRWVPAKVVRGIPYDTPILGYQVNSCNTLRLWAAEATESFDFDAFNAGDYSGAVFRKMESETISKVLYPNDNMTQGKILRLEQQFFFVSCSLQDMIRIMERQNVPLDRFHEKFAIQLNDTHPSIAVAELMRLLLDEHGMGWDKAWYITTHTFSYTNHTLLPEALERWPIGLFGNLLPRHLEIIFEINKRFLDDIRIKYPDDTERLRRMSLIDESGERYVRMAHLACVGSSAVNGVAALHTELLKKDVLHDFAEMYPERFKNVTNGVTPRRFLVLSNPRLCELITNRIGDTWVKHLDQLHQLENYVNDTGFRTEFRQIKQAIKQDLANYIKHLYDLDVDPLSLFDIQSKRIHEYKRQHLNALHIITLYNRIKANPNVEITPRTFLFGGKAAPGYYMAKLIIKLINSIADVVNRDPDVRGQLKVLFMKDYNVKFAQRVYPAADLSEQISTAGKEASGTGNMKFAMNGALTIGTLDGANVEIREEVGAENFFLFGLTAEEVYAQKAAGYNPRDYYDTDPELKLVIDRLASGFFSHGDTDLFKPLIDNLLYSDPYLLLADYRSYVDCQDQVSAAYRNQDHWTRMSILNTARMGKFSSDRSISDYCKDIWHVQPVPIALQEYVQAHPEKVVSELAKV, encoded by the coding sequence ATGCAAGCCGATCAAATTCCCCCTGGATGTCCCACAGTACGAGTAGAGGACGATCGCACTGGATTAGACATTGAAACTCTAAAACGGGCGTTCCTCGACAACCTGTTTTATATCCAGGGCAAATTTCCCGCGATCGCTTCCCAAAATGACTACTACATGGCACTGGCATACACTGTGCGAGATCGCCTCTTTCGTCGCTGGCTCAACACTGCCGAAACCTACAGCAACCAAACAGCCCGCACCGTGTGTTACCTTTCGGCTGAATTCCTTATGGGTCCCCACCTTGGTAATAACCTGATTAACCTGGGAATTTACGATCGCGTAAAACAAGCGATGGAGGAACTCGGCTTAAGCCTCAATGAACTCCTGGAGCAAGAAGAAGAACCCGGACTAGGGAACGGTGGTTTAGGCAGACTTGCTGCTTGCTATCTCGACTCTATGGCAACTCTGGAAATTCCCTCAATTGGCTACGGAATTCGCTACGAATTTGGTATTTTCGACCAGGACATTCGCGATGGCTGGCAAGTTGAAATTACCGATAAATGGCTACGGTTTGGCAACCCCTGGGAAGTTGCCCGTCCAGAGTGGGAAGTAGAGGTCAAATTTGGTGGACATACCGAAACTTTCACCGACGAACACGAACACCTCCGTACTCGCTGGGTTCCAGCCAAAGTAGTGCGTGGCATCCCCTACGACACCCCCATTCTCGGCTACCAGGTCAACTCCTGCAACACCCTGAGACTATGGGCAGCCGAAGCTACCGAATCATTTGACTTCGACGCCTTCAATGCCGGAGATTACTCAGGGGCGGTCTTTCGCAAAATGGAATCAGAAACCATCTCCAAGGTTCTCTATCCAAACGATAATATGACGCAGGGCAAAATCCTGCGTCTAGAACAACAATTTTTCTTTGTTTCCTGCTCCCTGCAAGATATGATTCGGATCATGGAACGACAAAACGTTCCACTTGATCGCTTCCACGAAAAGTTTGCTATTCAACTGAACGACACCCATCCCTCGATCGCCGTTGCTGAACTCATGCGCCTGCTGCTAGACGAACACGGCATGGGCTGGGATAAAGCTTGGTACATTACCACCCACACCTTCTCCTATACCAACCATACTCTTCTGCCCGAAGCTCTGGAGCGTTGGCCCATTGGTCTATTTGGAAACCTCCTCCCCCGCCACCTGGAAATCATCTTTGAAATTAACAAACGCTTTCTGGATGACATCCGCATCAAGTATCCAGATGATACAGAGCGCTTACGGCGGATGTCGCTGATTGACGAAAGCGGTGAACGCTATGTTCGTATGGCACATTTAGCTTGCGTCGGTAGTTCAGCGGTAAACGGAGTTGCCGCACTTCATACCGAACTCTTGAAAAAAGATGTTTTGCATGATTTCGCCGAAATGTATCCAGAGCGGTTCAAAAACGTGACCAATGGGGTAACGCCTCGCCGCTTTTTAGTATTGAGCAATCCCCGGCTGTGCGAATTAATCACGAATCGCATTGGCGACACCTGGGTTAAACATCTTGATCAACTCCATCAATTAGAAAACTACGTAAACGACACAGGTTTCCGCACAGAATTTCGTCAAATCAAGCAAGCAATTAAACAAGATCTGGCAAACTACATCAAACATCTCTACGACCTGGATGTGGACCCGCTCTCCCTGTTTGATATTCAATCCAAGCGGATTCACGAATATAAGCGGCAACACCTCAATGCTCTACATATCATCACCTTGTATAACCGCATCAAGGCAAATCCCAATGTAGAAATCACGCCTCGCACCTTTTTGTTTGGTGGTAAGGCAGCACCAGGATATTACATGGCGAAATTGATTATTAAACTGATCAACTCAATCGCAGATGTGGTCAATCGCGACCCGGATGTGCGTGGGCAATTGAAAGTGTTGTTCATGAAGGATTACAACGTCAAATTTGCCCAACGAGTCTATCCGGCTGCCGATCTCTCAGAGCAGATTTCCACTGCTGGTAAAGAAGCCTCTGGTACCGGCAATATGAAATTTGCCATGAATGGTGCGCTTACTATTGGCACACTAGATGGTGCCAACGTAGAAATTCGTGAAGAAGTAGGAGCCGAAAACTTTTTCCTGTTTGGGCTAACAGCCGAAGAAGTGTATGCCCAAAAAGCGGCTGGTTACAATCCGCGTGACTACTACGATACCGATCCAGAATTGAAACTCGTGATTGATCGCCTTGCTTCCGGCTTCTTTTCCCATGGCGATACTGATCTGTTTAAGCCCTTAATTGACAATTTGCTCTACAGCGATCCTTACCTGTTGCTGGCAGATTACCGCTCCTATGTGGATTGTCAAGATCAGGTCAGTGCTGCTTACCGCAACCAAGATCATTGGACTCGGATGTCTATCTTGAACACGGCACGCATGGGCAAATTCTCTAGCGATCGCTCCATTAGCGACTACTGCAAAGACATTTGGCACGTTCAACCTGTACCAATTGCTTTACAGGAATATGTTCAGGCACATCCTGAAAAAGTTGTTTCTGAATTAGCAAAGGTGTAG
- a CDS encoding fructose-2,6-bisphosphatase (IMG reference gene:2510096080~PFAM: Phosphoglycerate mutase family) yields MSLRLYFLRHGETTFSQTGGYCGDLDVELTPAGIEMAQAFAAHYASVPWEAVYVSPMKRTIATATPLCQATGLEMQLRDGIRELSYGKWEGLGPDEVRAHYEEDYMHWLAEPAWNPPTDGETSVQLASRASLVITEIEQKHPSGNVLVVSHKATIRILLCSLLGIDLGRYRDRINVLTASISIVKFDVHGPLLEVLGDRYHLPKSIRDRPGT; encoded by the coding sequence ATGAGCCTTAGACTGTATTTTTTACGACACGGCGAAACAACCTTTAGTCAAACTGGTGGCTATTGTGGCGATCTGGATGTGGAACTCACACCAGCAGGCATTGAAATGGCACAGGCATTTGCTGCCCACTATGCCTCAGTGCCCTGGGAGGCTGTATACGTCAGTCCAATGAAGCGGACGATCGCAACGGCAACACCACTCTGCCAGGCAACTGGACTGGAGATGCAACTCCGGGATGGGATTCGAGAACTTTCCTACGGCAAATGGGAAGGACTTGGACCTGACGAAGTGCGTGCCCACTATGAAGAAGACTACATGCACTGGTTAGCTGAACCTGCCTGGAATCCGCCTACTGACGGTGAAACGTCTGTTCAGCTTGCTAGTCGGGCTTCACTGGTGATCACAGAGATTGAGCAGAAGCACCCCAGTGGAAATGTTTTAGTCGTGTCGCATAAAGCGACCATTCGAATTTTGCTATGCAGTTTGTTGGGAATTGATTTAGGGCGTTACCGCGATCGCATTAATGTTCTCACAGCATCTATTAGCATTGTCAAATTTGATGTACATGGTCCATTACTAGAGGTGCTGGGCGATCGCTATCATCTTCCAAAATCGATTCGCGATCGACCTGGAACCTAG
- a CDS encoding hypothetical protein (IMG reference gene:2510096081), with protein sequence MEPLRSQLCSNSRTQAVVEQSTDPIETGAVTIRDNIVDAIANLCSTLNPTIN encoded by the coding sequence ATGGAGCCTTTGCGATCGCAGCTTTGCTCTAATTCTAGGACTCAAGCAGTTGTTGAACAGTCAACTGACCCTATTGAAACTGGAGCAGTCACTATTCGAGACAATATAGTGGATGCGATTGCAAATCTTTGCAGCACTCTCAACCCCACCATTAACTAG
- a CDS encoding acetate kinase (IMG reference gene:2510096082~PFAM: Acetokinase family~TIGRFAM: acetate kinase) encodes MKILVLNAGSSSQKSCLYDLSAGLPEHPPKPLWEGNVDWTVHPGAAVVKVEANGTVLKETIASSSRHDVTAYLLNTLWQGDTQVISNASEISAVGHRVVHGGADYRDSTRITTAVKEAIAQLSTFAPVHNPINLEGVEAIEAILGIDVPQIAVFDTAFHAHLPPEVYVYPGPYAWLEAGIRRYGFHGTSHKYCTERAAQLLGRNIQDLCLITCHLGNGASLAAIRNGNSIDTTMGFTPLDGLMMGSRSGSVDPGILIYLMRKSGCTADELDTMLNKQSGLLGISGVGGDLRQILAAIEQGNHRAKLALDMYIHRLRSLIGSMLMSLDRLDAIVFTAGIGENAPLIRETACQALHWLGVELDSAKNNQRPVDIDIATPSSKVRVLVIHTQEDWAIAQECWRIMNPS; translated from the coding sequence ATGAAAATCCTGGTATTGAACGCTGGATCGAGTAGTCAAAAAAGTTGCCTGTATGATCTGTCCGCAGGTTTGCCGGAGCATCCGCCAAAGCCATTATGGGAAGGAAATGTCGATTGGACAGTTCATCCTGGTGCCGCAGTGGTTAAAGTAGAAGCGAATGGCACTGTATTAAAGGAAACCATTGCATCTTCCTCCAGGCATGATGTTACCGCTTATTTGCTGAATACTCTTTGGCAGGGAGATACCCAGGTAATTAGCAATGCCAGCGAGATCAGCGCAGTTGGGCATCGAGTGGTGCATGGGGGTGCGGATTACCGGGATAGTACTCGTATTACTACAGCCGTGAAGGAGGCGATCGCGCAGCTTTCCACCTTTGCCCCAGTGCATAATCCAATTAACCTGGAAGGCGTTGAAGCGATCGAGGCAATCTTAGGCATTGACGTACCCCAAATTGCTGTGTTTGACACAGCCTTTCATGCCCATTTACCACCTGAAGTGTATGTGTATCCTGGTCCGTATGCCTGGTTAGAAGCGGGAATCCGACGGTATGGCTTTCATGGTACTAGCCACAAATATTGCACCGAACGAGCTGCTCAGTTATTAGGACGTAACATACAAGACTTATGCCTGATCACCTGTCATTTAGGCAATGGCGCGTCATTAGCAGCCATTCGCAACGGCAATAGTATTGACACCACAATGGGATTTACTCCCCTAGATGGCTTAATGATGGGTAGCCGCTCTGGCTCGGTTGATCCTGGCATTTTGATTTATTTGATGCGAAAATCTGGCTGCACGGCGGATGAACTGGATACGATGTTGAACAAACAATCAGGATTATTAGGTATATCTGGCGTGGGTGGCGATTTACGGCAAATTCTGGCAGCCATTGAGCAGGGCAACCACCGTGCCAAGTTGGCATTAGACATGTATATCCACCGTTTGCGATCGCTCATCGGTTCTATGCTTATGAGTTTGGATCGATTAGATGCGATTGTGTTTACTGCAGGGATTGGTGAAAACGCTCCCCTTATTCGAGAAACTGCTTGTCAAGCTCTTCATTGGTTAGGAGTTGAGCTAGATTCCGCCAAAAACAATCAGCGTCCAGTGGATATAGACATTGCTACACCAAGCTCAAAAGTACGGGTTTTAGTAATTCATACCCAGGAAGATTGGGCGATCGCGCAGGAATGTTGGCGCATCATGAATCCATCGTAA
- a CDS encoding hypothetical protein (IMG reference gene:2510096083), translating to MLIWFMHGASVRNPAYADPLRTRLIAEMTARSLPIPEFYSGYWGDAFGDTSEIWDFVQQDLEAFRWDNPQVDINDIFHYRQRREQLISGFFHDIFHYLSIQRGKEIRRTVAKQFLNFLTDNPFEEDLHIVVHSLSSVILWDILFSEAYGDSDPAFCIRSVIHGLNDSTQRRKVRLQSITTLGCPLLIFKQLIGLDGDRLVQFANRSGGNQLRWINVIHASDVFAYPLRASLNLDDETLFFRDHYLGEHNFLKKSIGDVTMALGLMADHTRYWRSVRVSKLVTANLLGEYDVLSMNIPVIDLGGID from the coding sequence ATGCTCATTTGGTTCATGCACGGCGCATCAGTAAGAAATCCCGCTTACGCAGATCCTCTACGAACTCGATTAATTGCAGAAATGACGGCGCGATCGCTTCCCATTCCAGAGTTTTATTCAGGGTATTGGGGAGATGCCTTTGGCGATACTAGCGAAATTTGGGATTTTGTGCAGCAAGATTTAGAAGCTTTTAGATGGGATAATCCCCAAGTTGATATTAACGATATCTTTCATTATCGACAGCGCCGCGAACAACTAATCAGCGGGTTTTTCCACGACATTTTTCACTATCTCAGCATTCAACGAGGTAAAGAAATTCGGCGCACAGTGGCAAAGCAATTCCTCAATTTCCTGACAGACAATCCTTTTGAAGAAGACCTGCACATTGTCGTGCATTCTTTGAGTAGCGTGATCTTATGGGACATTTTATTTTCTGAAGCATATGGAGACTCTGACCCAGCGTTCTGCATTCGTAGTGTGATTCATGGATTGAACGATTCAACTCAGAGGCGCAAAGTTCGATTACAGAGCATTACAACACTCGGCTGTCCATTGTTGATTTTCAAGCAACTCATTGGTCTGGACGGCGATCGCTTAGTCCAATTTGCTAATCGCTCTGGAGGTAACCAGCTCCGCTGGATTAATGTGATTCATGCCTCCGATGTGTTTGCATATCCTCTTCGCGCTAGCCTGAACCTGGATGATGAGACACTGTTCTTTCGTGATCACTATCTGGGTGAACACAACTTTTTGAAAAAGAGTATTGGCGATGTCACGATGGCGTTGGGCTTGATGGCAGATCATACCCGTTACTGGCGCAGTGTCCGAGTTAGCAAACTGGTAACGGCAAATCTACTGGGAGAGTATGACGTACTTAGTATGAACATTCCTGTGATTGATTTGGGTGGAATTGACTAA
- a CDS encoding urease, beta subunit (IMG reference gene:2510096084~PFAM: Urease beta subunit~TIGRFAM: urease, beta subunit) codes for MIYTGELAMIPGEFLIAPGEIELNAGRETVTLSVANTGDRPIQVGSHFHFYEVNNALQFDRAQARGMRLNIPAGTAVRFEPGDQKDVTLVPFAGSREVYGFNGRINGAL; via the coding sequence ATGATTTACACTGGAGAATTAGCAATGATTCCGGGCGAATTCTTGATTGCACCTGGGGAAATTGAACTTAATGCCGGACGCGAGACGGTGACCTTAAGTGTGGCAAATACCGGCGATCGCCCGATTCAGGTCGGGTCTCATTTTCACTTTTACGAAGTCAACAATGCCCTGCAATTTGATCGAGCGCAGGCTCGCGGAATGCGTCTTAATATTCCTGCTGGAACCGCTGTGCGCTTTGAACCTGGTGACCAAAAAGACGTGACGCTGGTGCCTTTCGCTGGCAGCCGGGAAGTGTATGGGTTCAACGGCAGAATCAACGGAGCACTGTAG
- a CDS encoding urease, gamma subunit (IMG reference gene:2510096085~PFAM: Urease, gamma subunit~TIGRFAM: urease, gamma subunit) encodes MQLTPQEKDKLLIFTAALLAERRKERGLKLNYPEAVAYITAAILEGARDGRTVSELMSYGTTLLSRSDVMEGIAEMVHEVQVEATFPDGTKLVTVHNPIQ; translated from the coding sequence ATGCAATTAACCCCTCAGGAGAAAGACAAATTACTTATCTTTACGGCGGCACTATTGGCAGAGCGCCGGAAAGAACGAGGACTAAAGCTGAACTATCCAGAAGCAGTAGCTTACATTACTGCGGCTATTTTGGAAGGTGCCAGAGACGGGCGCACCGTTTCTGAACTGATGAGCTATGGCACAACCCTGCTGAGCCGCTCTGACGTCATGGAAGGCATCGCTGAAATGGTTCATGAAGTTCAGGTAGAAGCCACTTTCCCCGATGGTACAAAGTTGGTTACTGTTCACAATCCAATTCAGTAA
- a CDS encoding cytosine deaminase-like metal-dependent hydrolase (IMG reference gene:2510096086~PFAM: Amidohydrolase family), producing MLEFANCIVLQGRDLEPHYCHRFVVKGDTIAALELGEPCLAIDKGALVIMPGMYNSHTHMGDSCAPDGATGLTLEEGFFRPYGYKYRKLAQQLEAEHLTQITNHLHYMARTGTIGHIDFREQGVYGAQLLRRASEATGVRSIILGQFNQLPFTESELQRNEATLSSEAIAELKDVLAIADGFSESTMNDLTDAAWKEIYQVTSQQQKLRAIHCLENEGYREVSLAITGRGDLERALDLYHPHLVIHATVANQEDIQRLSQNRVNVVLNPRANANLGLPLPPIAPLLQSEANLLLGTDNGLLNSPNLFAELDFTYKLAKSQFGDAKQPAPQTILKMVTSNIRGVLGGDTYGYLETGLPADFVILNFHQPHLRSSQHIPASVVTRVTPEEVLLTVRQGKVLWQSPNFNSIPEYS from the coding sequence ATGCTGGAATTTGCCAACTGTATTGTCTTACAGGGTCGCGATCTGGAACCGCACTACTGCCACCGATTTGTGGTGAAAGGTGACACAATCGCCGCCCTTGAACTGGGTGAACCCTGTCTAGCCATTGACAAGGGTGCCCTGGTGATCATGCCCGGAATGTATAACAGCCATACGCACATGGGCGATTCCTGTGCACCGGACGGGGCAACAGGTTTAACCCTGGAGGAGGGGTTTTTTAGACCCTATGGCTATAAGTACCGCAAGCTTGCTCAACAGCTAGAAGCTGAGCATCTCACGCAGATAACCAACCATCTGCACTACATGGCCCGTACTGGCACAATTGGTCATATCGATTTTCGAGAGCAGGGGGTTTACGGAGCACAACTGCTGCGGCGTGCATCCGAGGCAACGGGCGTGCGATCGATTATTTTAGGGCAGTTCAATCAGCTCCCGTTCACCGAATCGGAGTTGCAGCGAAATGAGGCAACCCTGTCGAGCGAGGCGATCGCTGAATTGAAAGACGTGCTGGCGATCGCCGATGGCTTTTCAGAAAGCACCATGAACGACCTGACCGATGCCGCCTGGAAAGAGATTTACCAGGTAACCTCTCAGCAACAGAAGCTGCGTGCCATTCACTGTTTAGAAAATGAGGGCTACCGGGAAGTGAGCCTGGCGATTACCGGACGGGGCGACCTGGAACGGGCGTTAGACCTTTATCACCCCCATCTGGTCATTCATGCCACTGTTGCCAACCAGGAAGACATCCAACGGCTCTCTCAAAACCGTGTCAATGTGGTTCTCAACCCCCGTGCCAATGCGAATCTGGGCTTGCCACTACCGCCGATCGCCCCGTTGCTGCAAAGTGAGGCAAATCTCCTGTTGGGCACCGATAATGGCTTGCTCAATAGCCCGAACTTGTTTGCCGAATTGGATTTCACCTATAAGCTAGCAAAAAGCCAGTTTGGGGATGCCAAACAACCCGCTCCCCAAACGATTCTCAAAATGGTGACAAGTAACATCCGGGGCGTTTTGGGTGGAGATACTTACGGATACTTGGAAACAGGTTTACCTGCCGATTTTGTCATTCTCAATTTCCACCAACCCCATTTACGCTCCAGTCAACACATTCCTGCCTCAGTTGTGACGCGGGTGACACCGGAAGAGGTGCTGCTCACTGTGCGTCAGGGCAAAGTTCTGTGGCAATCTCCCAATTTCAACTCAATTCCTGAGTACAGCTAA
- a CDS encoding purine-cytosine permease-like transporter (IMG reference gene:2510096087~PFAM: Permease for cytosine/purines, uracil, thiamine, allantoin~TIGRFAM: NCS1 nucleoside transporter family) — protein MSTIIEPPFSEQAPQKEDYPLSSVPLGARRSIWSLAPLLVGFAFTSTTLIAGGQIGPAFKFFPDLILLIVIGNLVLGAYCAALGYIAQKSGLATVLMARFSFGNIGSRWVDFILGVTQIGWYAVTNAFVAQALNQLIGLPESLNWLVILLFTYGFCATAYFGYKAMDWLSRLAVPAMLVLLAISLAIAVRDGGTFAQLQAIQPKESLSFAAGLAVVIGTFISGGTQATNWSRFADTGKNAVKSTLLAFLGVNGILVFTGAFCTLVYGTEDIIQAMAKQGLLFWGLILLILNVWTTQDNTIYAFSMAGANFFRTSKRTLFVLGGATFAYFLSLSGIYSQVIPYLIFLGSVIPPVGGIIMADFWLYRRGEFPSLESPLPAFNWAGVIAYVVAATTAFVSGQLSFGVPPINGIIVAAVLYTLLVKVMPERSLTK, from the coding sequence ATGAGTACGATTATCGAACCTCCTTTTTCAGAGCAAGCACCGCAGAAGGAAGATTACCCCCTCAGTTCTGTCCCGCTGGGGGCACGTCGCTCGATTTGGTCACTGGCACCTCTTTTGGTGGGCTTTGCCTTTACCTCAACAACCCTGATTGCAGGTGGACAAATCGGTCCAGCCTTCAAGTTTTTCCCTGATCTGATTCTGCTGATCGTGATTGGCAATTTGGTTTTAGGGGCGTATTGTGCGGCTTTAGGTTACATCGCCCAAAAGAGCGGACTGGCAACTGTTTTGATGGCACGCTTTAGCTTTGGGAATATCGGCTCTCGCTGGGTTGATTTCATCCTGGGTGTTACCCAGATTGGTTGGTATGCTGTGACCAATGCGTTTGTTGCTCAAGCTTTGAATCAGTTAATTGGGCTACCGGAGTCGCTCAACTGGTTAGTGATTCTGCTTTTCACTTACGGGTTTTGTGCAACGGCTTATTTCGGTTACAAAGCAATGGACTGGCTCAGTCGTCTGGCGGTGCCAGCCATGCTGGTTTTGTTAGCCATTAGTTTGGCGATCGCCGTCAGAGATGGGGGAACTTTCGCCCAATTGCAGGCAATCCAGCCCAAGGAATCTTTAAGCTTTGCAGCAGGTCTAGCTGTTGTAATTGGGACATTTATTTCGGGTGGAACCCAGGCAACCAATTGGAGTCGATTTGCGGACACTGGCAAGAACGCGGTTAAGAGTACCTTACTGGCATTTCTAGGAGTAAATGGCATTCTGGTTTTTACCGGCGCGTTTTGTACGTTGGTCTATGGCACTGAAGACATTATTCAGGCGATGGCTAAGCAAGGATTACTATTTTGGGGCTTGATCCTATTAATTCTGAACGTCTGGACAACTCAAGACAACACAATCTATGCCTTTTCCATGGCGGGTGCCAATTTCTTCCGCACCAGCAAGCGCACCCTGTTTGTGTTAGGTGGTGCTACCTTTGCTTACTTTCTGTCGCTCAGTGGGATTTACAGTCAGGTGATTCCCTACCTGATTTTTCTAGGGTCAGTGATTCCTCCCGTTGGGGGTATTATTATGGCTGATTTTTGGCTTTACCGACGAGGCGAATTTCCCAGCTTAGAATCTCCATTGCCCGCATTTAATTGGGCCGGTGTGATTGCCTATGTTGTAGCTGCAACAACTGCCTTTGTCTCAGGGCAATTGTCCTTTGGGGTGCCTCCCATTAATGGAATTATTGTTGCGGCTGTTTTGTATACACTTCTAGTTAAGGTCATGCCTGAGCGATCGCTCACCAAGTAA
- a CDS encoding transcriptional regulator (IMG reference gene:2510096088~PFAM: HTH domain; AsnC family), whose protein sequence is MSTAMDGSNEPQTHPQAQPFEVDHLDIEIMQLLQQDGRVPYSAISRALNVSEATVRYRIKRLIEEKIVSITAYINYEKLKFSSIACIELEVTPAFFKETIFTLTEIEKVTFLAVVTGRSNITLEYLYEDNDDLIQFLNYLKNLDDVKQIDSRIMLKVYKSQYPIQLKK, encoded by the coding sequence ATGTCAACAGCAATGGATGGCTCTAATGAACCACAAACTCATCCTCAGGCTCAACCCTTTGAAGTTGACCATCTGGATATTGAAATCATGCAGTTGCTGCAACAGGATGGGCGAGTTCCCTACAGTGCAATCAGTCGGGCGTTGAATGTTTCTGAGGCAACGGTGCGCTATCGCATCAAGCGGCTCATTGAAGAGAAAATTGTATCCATTACTGCTTACATCAACTATGAAAAGCTCAAGTTTTCAAGCATTGCCTGTATTGAGTTGGAAGTTACACCAGCCTTCTTTAAAGAAACCATTTTTACACTCACTGAAATTGAAAAAGTGACTTTTCTTGCAGTTGTAACTGGACGTTCAAACATTACGCTGGAATATCTTTATGAAGATAACGATGATTTAATTCAGTTTCTTAACTATCTAAAAAATTTAGACGATGTAAAACAAATTGACTCCAGGATTATGCTTAAAGTTTACAAATCTCAGTATCCCATTCAGCTTAAGAAATAA
- a CDS encoding urease accessory protein UreH (IMG reference gene:2510096089~PFAM: UreD urease accessory protein) has protein sequence MDISYPTPNLQSSSWQGKLTLSYGFVDKETRILKSQVQAPLKVQRPFYPEGSEICHSVILHTAGGVVGGDRLFLNLELQPQAHALITTAAAGKIYRSNGLEAQQIVTVKVAPNACLEWLPQETIVFAQAQYRQQMQIDLAPGALWIGWEITRFGRTARGEKFFAGEWRSRTEVWQQGRPLWIDRQWLPGNEETFSSPHGLANCPVVGSFAVIGQTVNPDLIEKIRATWNGAVGQTGITRLQSGILCRYRGHSTSEARRWFIQVWQLLRLALLSRAICISRVWQ, from the coding sequence TTGGACATTTCGTATCCTACCCCCAATCTCCAATCTTCTAGTTGGCAGGGCAAGCTAACGTTGAGTTACGGCTTTGTTGATAAGGAGACTCGCATTCTAAAAAGTCAGGTGCAGGCTCCACTGAAAGTGCAACGCCCCTTTTACCCAGAAGGATCTGAGATTTGCCATAGCGTCATTTTGCATACGGCAGGAGGAGTTGTTGGTGGCGATCGCCTATTTCTGAATCTGGAACTGCAACCCCAAGCCCATGCCTTAATCACCACTGCCGCTGCTGGAAAGATTTATCGCAGCAATGGGCTAGAAGCACAGCAAATCGTAACTGTGAAGGTTGCGCCTAATGCCTGTCTGGAATGGTTGCCACAAGAAACCATTGTGTTTGCGCAGGCCCAATATCGCCAACAGATGCAGATAGACCTAGCTCCAGGCGCGCTGTGGATAGGATGGGAGATTACCCGATTTGGGCGCACGGCACGGGGTGAAAAGTTTTTTGCTGGAGAGTGGCGATCGCGCACCGAAGTTTGGCAACAAGGGCGCCCCCTATGGATTGATCGGCAATGGCTGCCTGGAAATGAGGAAACATTTAGCAGCCCCCATGGATTGGCAAATTGTCCCGTAGTTGGCAGTTTTGCAGTGATTGGGCAAACAGTTAACCCTGATTTAATTGAGAAAATTCGTGCCACATGGAATGGTGCAGTAGGACAGACTGGCATCACACGACTTCAATCAGGGATACTCTGTCGCTATCGCGGACACTCCACCTCAGAAGCGCGGCGATGGTTTATTCAGGTTTGGCAACTTCTGCGCTTAGCCTTACTGAGTCGAGCAATCTGTATCTCCCGTGTCTGGCAGTAG